A window of Rhododendron vialii isolate Sample 1 chromosome 13a, ASM3025357v1 contains these coding sequences:
- the LOC131313106 gene encoding G-type lectin S-receptor-like serine/threonine-protein kinase SD1-1 isoform X2: MVVIVVVVVCTVLGMIISATIGYYICQLRKAKIKAEQEKSFFKVSNEESQDNAFELPIFDLSTISSATEKFSSGKKIGQGGFGPVYEGVLPNGQVIAVKRLSQSSGQGVLEFKNEVILIAKLQHRNLVRLLGCCIQGEERMLIYEFLPNKSLDNFIFDRTRRELLLWKQRFNIIAGIARGLLYLHEDSRLRIIHRDLKASNVLLDNEMTPKISDFGIARIFGGEQTEGKTKRVMGTYGYMSPEYAMSGHFSVKSDVFSFGVLVLEIISGKKNWGFYHPDHDLNLIGHAWKLWNEESPLELMDVVLKESFSENEVVRCMQVGLLCVQQRTEDRPTMSSVVFMLSNESAALPQPKEPGFSVQSFSLKVESASSGQTSSTAASANDITITALTGR, from the exons atggtgGTGATTGTCGTTGTTGTGGTATGTACAGTTTTGGGGATGATTATCTCAGCTACAATTGGCTATTATATTTGTCAGTTAAGGAAGGCAAAAATTAAAG CTGAACAGGAAAAGAGTTTCTTCAAAGTTTCTAATGAAGAAAGTCAAGATAATGCTTTTGAATTACCTATTTTTGATCTGAGTACCATTTCCTCTGCGACTGAAAAGTTCTCTTCCGGAAAAAAGATAGGACAAGGTGGTTTTGGCCCTGTTTATGAG GGTGTATTGCCCAATGGTCAAGTAATAGCTGTGAAGAGGCTCTCACAGAGTTCTGGACAAGGCGTCCTGGAGTTTAAGAATGAAGTTATTTTGATTGCAAAACTCCAACACCGCAACCTTGTTAGGCTCCTGGGGTGCTGCATTCAAGGAGAAGAAAGGATGCTTATTTATGAATTTCTGCCCAACAAAAGCTTGGACAACTTCATATTCG ATCGAACAAGAAGAGAACTGCTGCTTTGGAAACAGCGCTTCAACATCATTGCTGGAATTGCACGAGGACTACTTTATCTGCATGAAGACTCGAGATTGAGAATTATTCATAGGGATCTTAAAGCAAGTAATGTTTTACTAGACAATGAGATGACCCCCAAAATTTCCGACTTTGGCATAGCAAGAATTTTCGGAGGAGAGCAAACAGAGGGAAAGACCAAGAGAGTAATGGGGACATA TGGTTATATGTCTCCTGAATATGCAATGAGTGGTCACTTTTCTGTGAAGTCAGATGTGTTCAGCTTCGGTGTTTTAGTCTTAGAGATAATAAGTGGCAAGAAAAATTGGGGTTTTTATCACCCTGATCATGACCTCAACCTTATCGGGCAT GCATGGAAACTATGGAATGAAGAGAGTCCTCTGGAACTAATGGATGTAGTATTGAAGGAGTCATTTTCAGAAAATGAAGTGGTAAGATGTATGCAAGTGGGCCTTTTATGTGTACAACAACGTACAGAAGACAGGCCAACAATGTCGTCTGTCGTTTTTATGCTGAGTAATGAAAGTGCAGCTCTACCCCAACCGAAAGAACCTGGTTTTTCAGTGCAAAGCTTTTCCTTGAAGGTTGAATCGGCATCAAGTGGACAAACTTCTAGTACTGCAGCTTCTGctaatgacattacgatcacaGCATTGACCGGACGATAG
- the LOC131313106 gene encoding receptor-like serine/threonine-protein kinase SD1-8 isoform X3, translating to MSPEYAMSGHFSVKSDVFSFGVLVLEIISGKKNWGFYHPDHDLNLIGHAWKLWNEESPLELMDVVLKESFSENEVVRCMQVGLLCVQQRTEDRPTMSSVVFMLSNESAALPQPKEPGFSVQSFSLKVESASSGQTSSTAASANDITITALTGR from the exons ATGTCTCCTGAATATGCAATGAGTGGTCACTTTTCTGTGAAGTCAGATGTGTTCAGCTTCGGTGTTTTAGTCTTAGAGATAATAAGTGGCAAGAAAAATTGGGGTTTTTATCACCCTGATCATGACCTCAACCTTATCGGGCAT GCATGGAAACTATGGAATGAAGAGAGTCCTCTGGAACTAATGGATGTAGTATTGAAGGAGTCATTTTCAGAAAATGAAGTGGTAAGATGTATGCAAGTGGGCCTTTTATGTGTACAACAACGTACAGAAGACAGGCCAACAATGTCGTCTGTCGTTTTTATGCTGAGTAATGAAAGTGCAGCTCTACCCCAACCGAAAGAACCTGGTTTTTCAGTGCAAAGCTTTTCCTTGAAGGTTGAATCGGCATCAAGTGGACAAACTTCTAGTACTGCAGCTTCTGctaatgacattacgatcacaGCATTGACCGGACGATAG